The Tachypleus tridentatus isolate NWPU-2018 chromosome 5, ASM421037v1, whole genome shotgun sequence genome includes a window with the following:
- the LOC143250579 gene encoding uncharacterized protein LOC143250579 isoform X2, which produces MKRKQYARLISKLRNKLEIAEAKEEQLQFEKGALKETVPSEVYVKLKKQFHDLKLRHQKFHHLLQTNFDDLSTVALSTSKVPSAKTLLIAPVSTMTGDIESQFKSNFSIGKQTFELSMLKEHLDEPDQQQKHMEELITLTPDIQSQKGNAATLSGDVDISESDPGDL; this is translated from the exons ATGAAAAGG AAACAGTATGCAAGGCTTATTTCAAAACTTAGAAATAAACTCGAGATTGCTGAAGCCAAAGAAGAACAACTTCAATTTGAAAAAGGAGCTTTGAA AGAAACAGTCCCTTCAGAAGTGTACGTCAAACTCAAGAAGCAGTTTCATGATCTTAAGCTACGACATCAGAAGTTTCACCATCTTCTTCAGACAAATTTTGATGACTTATCTACAGTTGCACTGTCTACATCCAAAGTTCCTTCAGCAAAAACACTGCTCATTGCACCTGTTTCAACAATGACTGGAGATATAGAAAGTCAATTTAAAAGTAACTTCTCA ATTGGAAAACAAACCTTTGAATTAAGTATGTTGAAAGAACACCTGGATGAGCCtgaccaacaacaaaaacatatggaGGAGTTAATTACTTTAACCCCTGACATCCAAAGTCAAAAAGGAAATGCAGCCACATTATCAGGAGATGTTGACATTAGTGAATCAGACCCAGGAGACTTATGA
- the LOC143250579 gene encoding uncharacterized protein LOC143250579 isoform X1 gives MKRKQKQYARLISKLRNKLEIAEAKEEQLQFEKGALKETVPSEVYVKLKKQFHDLKLRHQKFHHLLQTNFDDLSTVALSTSKVPSAKTLLIAPVSTMTGDIESQFKSNFSIGKQTFELSMLKEHLDEPDQQQKHMEELITLTPDIQSQKGNAATLSGDVDISESDPGDL, from the exons ATGAAAAGG AAACAGAAACAGTATGCAAGGCTTATTTCAAAACTTAGAAATAAACTCGAGATTGCTGAAGCCAAAGAAGAACAACTTCAATTTGAAAAAGGAGCTTTGAA AGAAACAGTCCCTTCAGAAGTGTACGTCAAACTCAAGAAGCAGTTTCATGATCTTAAGCTACGACATCAGAAGTTTCACCATCTTCTTCAGACAAATTTTGATGACTTATCTACAGTTGCACTGTCTACATCCAAAGTTCCTTCAGCAAAAACACTGCTCATTGCACCTGTTTCAACAATGACTGGAGATATAGAAAGTCAATTTAAAAGTAACTTCTCA ATTGGAAAACAAACCTTTGAATTAAGTATGTTGAAAGAACACCTGGATGAGCCtgaccaacaacaaaaacatatggaGGAGTTAATTACTTTAACCCCTGACATCCAAAGTCAAAAAGGAAATGCAGCCACATTATCAGGAGATGTTGACATTAGTGAATCAGACCCAGGAGACTTATGA